From Pseudodesulfovibrio nedwellii:
TGGTTGTTACTGATCAGCCCAGCGATGCATTGTATAAGCCTTCGGCTAATGTTCTCATCAGTTCTGTGGCTCAGGCTGTCGGCAAGCGTGGACTTGGCGTTATCCTGACGGGTATGGGGAATGACGGACGCGAAGGGATACGAGATCTCAAAGGTCGGGGGGGGCGTGCTTTGGCACAGAGTGATTCCACCTGTGTTGTTTATGGCATGCCTAAATCCATTGTAGATGAAAATTTGGCGGATGAGGTCGTTGATCTGGACGATATGGCCGAGTCCATCATGGCGAATTTGTATAAATAGGTTTTGTTGAGTGAGTCTCAAAATCTGTATGGGGGACTGGTATCATGGTGGAGTGCTCTGAATATCTTGTACTTTTGGGCAGTGACAACAAAGAGGTTGTCCGAGAAAGTGCTTTTAAGGCAGGCGAAAAAAATTGTGTCGAAGCTGTGCCCAAGCTGGCTGAACTGCTTCAGACAAATCATCTGGGTATTCAGGAGGCCGTGGATAGCTCCTTGCGAAAAATCGGTGGTAAGGAAGTCGTACAGGCGGTGATTCCGCTTCTGCGTTCTGATGACGCTCCGGTTCGTAATTTGGCCATGGACATCCTGCGTGAAGTTGGCAATCAGGATATTTCGTCCTTGATTGCATTGGTTCTGGATGAGGATGCGGATATCAGGATTTTCGTTTCGGACATTCTTGGCTCTACCAAAAGCCTTTTGGCTGTTGATCCCCTTTGCAATGCTTTACTGAAAGACCCTGAGGTCAATGTTCGGTATCAGGCCGCAGTGAGTCTCGGCGAGCTCGGTATGACCGAAGCTATTCCCAGTCTCAACCAGGCCATCGGCGACGAGGAGTGGGTGCAGTATTCCGTGATTGAAGCCTTGACGAAAATCGGCCATGCCAGCTCGGTAGACGCTCTGGTTAAAGCATTGGATTCCGCCTCTGATCTCGTTGCATCCATGATTATCGATGCGCTTGGTGAGCTTGGTAATGTCAAGGCGGTGACCATGCTGCTTAAACGTATGAATGATTCCCCCACCGCTTTGCGGAACAAGATAGTTAAGGCCGTGGTGAAGATTCTCGGCGGAAAATCTCTGACTTTGTTGAGTGACGACGAAAGAGAGCGGTTTAGGCAGTATTTGCTTGTGGCTCTTCGAGATGAAGATGTGGAAATTCAGGATGCCGCGATTCAGGGATTGGCCTATGTGGGAGGCGAAGAAGCTTCCAAGGGAATTTTACAAATTGCCGGGGCGTTGGATCAGGATCTTGAACAGGATCGGTTGCAGGTCATCATCGCGTTTCTGGCCGAAATCGGTTTGACTGAGGCTCTCAAGGTTGGTTTGCTTGGAGAAGACCAAGGCGAGGCAAAAGTTGCGGTTCAGGTTTTGTCACAAATTGCACCAGATGAATGTGTGGAGCAAAATAGTATCTGTCGGGTCCTTATGGATGCATTTTGGCAGGTAGGCTTGCCTTTGCAACGGCAGATCGTGAGTGTTGTTGCCAACAGAGGGCGGTCGCAGTCCAAGGACTTTTTTATCAAGGTTTTGAATGAGCATGCAGATGGTACTGTTTTGAAGAGTGCCGTGTATTTGCTTGGCGAAAAACTTCAGCTGGTTGAAGTTATTGATAATATTTTTCCTTTGTTGAACCATCAATACGATGATGTGAAGGAAGCCGCTCTGGACGCGTGTATCGCCATTGGAACTCCTGATGTGCAGGAACGTTTCAGGGATATGTTTACTAGCGAAAATCCTGTCCATCGTCTTATGGCCGTATACGCCTTGGGGAAATTTAGTTCAGTGGATAATCTGGCGATTCTTCAACAGGCAGTGGAAGACGAGGAGTCGGATATTCGGCGGGTGGCTGTTGAAGCTCTGGCCTCGTTTCCAGACAATAAGGACACATGGTTGCCGTTGGTGCTGCAAAGACTCAACGACGAGAGTAAGGATGTCCGTCTGACGGTTGTTGAAATTTTAGGTCAGCATTACGGTGAAGATACGATGCCGCACCTTGTCGATGCTTTGAACGATGAAGACGATTGGGTTAAGATTCGTGCCATGGATGCACTGGGCGAGCATTCCTCGCAGGAGGCCGCTCCTTTGATGGTTGACATGCTGGAGGATTCAAATCGGTTTGTGGTTATGAAGGCCATAGAAGCCCTGGGTAACATCGGTGGCTCAAAGGCGTTTGCCGCTTTGTTGCAAGTGACCAATAGTGATGAGTACGAATTGGTGAGTGCTGCAGAGGAAGCCATAGCCAGAATACAGGAAGCGCAGGAGTAGGGGAACTTCATGTCGTCGTTGTTTTCCAAAACGATTTCTCTTGGGAAGGATCTTTCGATCACGGACCAGGAATTCACGAATTTGCGTGACTACATTTATGCCGAATGCGGTATCTATGTGGCCGATAATCGGAAATATCTGATTGAAAATAGGCTGGGAAACAGGCTTAAAAAACTGAACCTCAAAAATTTTGATGAATATTATAATTTGCTCCGGTTTGATGCGTGCCGGTCGGCAGAAATTAAGAGGCTCTTTGAGGTTATTACGACCAATGAGACCAGTTTTTATCGTAATCCACCGCAAATCAAGGTCTTTCAGAGGGAGATTTTGAGTGATGTTATTGCCGGATGTCGTCGTAATGGGAAAAAACTTCGTATCTGGTCGGCTGGATGTTCTACGGGTGAAGAGCCATATACTATTTCCATGATCGCTCATGAGATTCTCAGGAGTGAAATTGGGGCGTGGGATATCCGAATTACGGCAAATGATCTTTCGGAGCGAGTGTTGGAGTCCGCTCGTAGGGGCGTGTACAACGACTATACACTCAGGACCACTCCGCAGGAGATCGTATCCAGATATTTTGATTCTGATGAAGGCCAGAATAAAATTAAATCTGAGGTAAAGCGGTTGGTCAGTTTTGGGCAAATTAATCTCAAGGATCGTATGCAACTCAAGCGGGTTGAACGGTCTCAGATCGTTTTTTGTCGAAACGTGATTATTTATTTTGATGATGCAATGAAAAAGCATGTTATCAATGCCTTTTATGATAATTTGCTTCCTGGCGGTTATTTGATTATCGGGCATTCTGAGTCGCTGCATAATATTTCGCGCTCATTCAAGCCTATTCATTATCCTGGAGCCATCATCTACAAGAAGGAAGAGTAGAATGAATCAGTCTGTATATGGAATTGGTAATTGGGGAGTGCCCGTGATATTTAGGGGGAGTAATGGCTAAACATATTCTGATAGTGGACGATTCTAAGACTGTACGGAATCTTGTGGCGTTTATCATGAAGAAAGAAGGCTTCAAGGTAACCACGGCGGAAGATGGGTTGGATGGCTTGGAAAAACTGTATAGTTTGACCGAGGTCGATCTTATTGTTTCGGATGTCAACATGCCCCGGATGGACGGTTTGACTTTTATCAAGACAGTCAGGGAGCAGGCGGCGTATCGGGATATTCCTATTGTCGTTCTTTCCACGGAAGGTCAGGACAGAGATGTTCAGACTGGCTTGACCGTGGGGGCAAATCTGTACATGGTCAAACCGGCGCAGCCTGAAAAACTTGTCAGAA
This genomic window contains:
- a CDS encoding HEAT repeat domain-containing protein, producing the protein MVECSEYLVLLGSDNKEVVRESAFKAGEKNCVEAVPKLAELLQTNHLGIQEAVDSSLRKIGGKEVVQAVIPLLRSDDAPVRNLAMDILREVGNQDISSLIALVLDEDADIRIFVSDILGSTKSLLAVDPLCNALLKDPEVNVRYQAAVSLGELGMTEAIPSLNQAIGDEEWVQYSVIEALTKIGHASSVDALVKALDSASDLVASMIIDALGELGNVKAVTMLLKRMNDSPTALRNKIVKAVVKILGGKSLTLLSDDERERFRQYLLVALRDEDVEIQDAAIQGLAYVGGEEASKGILQIAGALDQDLEQDRLQVIIAFLAEIGLTEALKVGLLGEDQGEAKVAVQVLSQIAPDECVEQNSICRVLMDAFWQVGLPLQRQIVSVVANRGRSQSKDFFIKVLNEHADGTVLKSAVYLLGEKLQLVEVIDNIFPLLNHQYDDVKEAALDACIAIGTPDVQERFRDMFTSENPVHRLMAVYALGKFSSVDNLAILQQAVEDEESDIRRVAVEALASFPDNKDTWLPLVLQRLNDESKDVRLTVVEILGQHYGEDTMPHLVDALNDEDDWVKIRAMDALGEHSSQEAAPLMVDMLEDSNRFVVMKAIEALGNIGGSKAFAALLQVTNSDEYELVSAAEEAIARIQEAQE
- a CDS encoding CheR family methyltransferase, which gives rise to MSSLFSKTISLGKDLSITDQEFTNLRDYIYAECGIYVADNRKYLIENRLGNRLKKLNLKNFDEYYNLLRFDACRSAEIKRLFEVITTNETSFYRNPPQIKVFQREILSDVIAGCRRNGKKLRIWSAGCSTGEEPYTISMIAHEILRSEIGAWDIRITANDLSERVLESARRGVYNDYTLRTTPQEIVSRYFDSDEGQNKIKSEVKRLVSFGQINLKDRMQLKRVERSQIVFCRNVIIYFDDAMKKHVINAFYDNLLPGGYLIIGHSESLHNISRSFKPIHYPGAIIYKKEE
- a CDS encoding response regulator codes for the protein MAKHILIVDDSKTVRNLVAFIMKKEGFKVTTAEDGLDGLEKLYSLTEVDLIVSDVNMPRMDGLTFIKTVREQAAYRDIPIVVLSTEGQDRDVQTGLTVGANLYMVKPAQPEKLVRNVKMLLG